The Anaerotignum propionicum DSM 1682 sequence AGAAGCTCTTCACCTGTTCGGATTCTGCGTGGGGACGACGGAACAAGCCCTTGGGCAAAGGGGCTTTATCCCACGGGGGAGGGTGCCGGTTATGCGGGGGGCATCATCTCTGCCGCTGTGGATGGCATTTTAGCTGCGGAGAAGATATTTTCTAAAAATTTAGTCTAAAAATAAAGAAGCATATATTTCGAAGTATTCATAAGATAAAACAAAGCGCATGAGATAATCAACTTATCCATGCGCTTTTTGTATCTGTTGGAGTGATGCAGAATAACGAACATTTTATTCCGTGGCTAAATTTTTTAAGGTTTCCCCTTCAAGGCGGTATACCGTCCAATCCTTCATGGGTTCTGCGCCCAAAGATAAATAGAAATCGATGCTGGGCTGATTCCAATCCAAGCACCACCATTCCAATCGGCCGCATTTTCGTTCTACGGCAATCCAAGCCAATTCTTTTAAAATTTCTTTTCCATAGCCTTTACCTCTGCATTCTTCTTTCACATATAAATCTTCAAGGTAAATTCCCGCTCTTCCTAAAAAGGTGGAAAAATTGTGAAAGAAAAGGGCAAAGCCGATTTCCTTTCCATCCACTATGGCAAATAGCACTTCAGCCTTTTTTTGTTGGAAAATCCATTCATGGAGAAGTTCTTCTGTAGCGATGACTTCCTCCAGCATTTTTTCATAGCTTGCCAATTCTTGTATGAAGGCTAAAATCAGCGATGTATCTTCTTCTTTTGCAAATCGAAACGATAAATCCATTTTTTTCTCCTTTTCTTCTGTTTGCCACTTCATTATACATATTTATTTGATTTCCAGAATGGTCAACGTTCCCGTTTTATCATCATCAGAATAGATAAAAGAAAAGGCGTCTCCTTCTTTCATGGTATGAAGCTTTTCTGATACAGTTTCATCATAAAATTGGAAGGCTTGAATGGTTCCATCGTCCAAGGTTACCTCAACGGTATGACTGTCAGCCAAGCCATTGAAAACACAGGAAGCATTTTGTGTCGGTGAAGCAAATCCTTCTTCTTTGGTCATAGCCTCTATACTGTAGAAATATCTGGGATCAACAATGCCATCGGCAAAGGCATTTTTTTGCATTGTCACTTCGCATTTGCCCAAAACTTCTTTGTCCTCCATGGTGGAAACAAGCTTTGCCGTAATGACGTAACCTTTTTCTGTTTCCTTATAATTGGATAACACTGTTTCTGAAAGGCCACGATCTCCCTGTGTCAACAAATAAGCATCCCAATCCTTATCATAGATAATGGAATGGGAAAGGGTTTCAGGCAGGGGCAGTAAGTCATCATAGGTTGCGAAAAGGGCAATTGCATACTCCTGAGCAACTTTTTTTGGTACCTTTAACCTTCCATCATCAGTCACTGTCACAAGACTGTTTTCAGCGCCGGAATTACCTAAGAAATAGTAAAGGGCACTCCAAAAAAATTCAGGATTTGTGGCATCATAGTCAGTGTTGTTTTCCAGCATATTTCGCATAAGTGCGTCAATAGGTTCTACCATTGTGGCCATATCTTGGGGTAATGCGCCCTCCGCTTTGGGCTTCACTGAATCGGGTTCACTGTTTTTTTTACTGCAACCCGTTGTACCCAATAGAAATAGTGCGGTAATAAAATATAATATGTATTTTTTCATTTTAATCCTCCTAAGGATAATCCCACATCTCTTTATTCATGGTTGATGTTTGTACGCAATCTGAATGCATTTTTTCTGTCAACCTGCAAAAAATAGAAATTACTTCCAGTATTCGCTTATTGTTGTTATGTTTAAGGAAAATCCGGTAACACAGCCGGGTATATAGAATGAAACGGTATTACTCTAGTATAATCCAATATTATAAACGAAACGTAACAAAAATCTTTCATATTTATAAATTTTTATTGCAAGACTTTTCTGCTCAGTCATAGAATAATGATAGGGGGAAACTCTTTACCCATTCAAAAAAAAATGGTATACTATCAAAACGGTGTTGCTTTTTGACGAAAAAGATTGCAACCCCAGGCTTCCTATCAGTGAAAAAGAAGGAAAGGACGGTTTATGCAGTTGAAGCGCCAGAACCGCAGATAGGGCGGTTGACGAGGTAGAAGTGATCGAATTTTTCGGCGGATGCTTCTCGCCCATTCGTTCAGGGACGCAGGTCTTTCTACAAATAGGAGAAGAAAATTCTCCTGACAAAGGGAAAGGCAACGGACGAATAAAAGAATAAAGGAGAAATTTAAATTATGTGTGGAATTGTTGGATATATCGGGAACGCCGAGGCGGTACCCGTTCTTTTGAATGGCCTTGCCAAGTTGGAATACCGTGGTTATGATTCAGCAGGTATATCTGTATATCATGATGGAATATATACGATTAAGGCAAAAGGCAGATTGGCAAATCTGGCAGAAAAAATTGACAAAGAGGATACTTTATCCTCTCATATGGGAATCGGTCATACCAGATGGGCAACCCACGGGGCACCCAGTGACCGCAACAGCCATCCCCATAATAGCCAAAGCGGAAAAATTTCAGTGGTTCATAACGGAATTATTGAAAATTATATGGAAATTAAGGCCTTCTTGCAGGAAAAGGGTTATGTGTTTGTGTCAGAAACGGACACAGAGGTGGTTGCCCAGTTGTTTGATTATTATTATGAGGGAAATCCTGTTGAAACCCTAAGCAAAGTAGTCAGAAAGGTTCGTGGCGCATATGCCTTGGCAATTATGTGCATTGACCATCCTGATAGCTTGGTTGCAGTCAGAAAGGATTGCCCCCTTTTGGCAGGCTTAAGCAGTGATGGAAATTATGTGGCTTCGGATATTCCCGCACTGTTGGAATATACCAGAGACTATTATTTGTTGGATGATAATGAAATTGTTTTTTTGACCAAAGAAGGGGTAACCCTTTACGATTTGGACGGAAATGAGATTCATAAGGATGTATTCCGTGTGACTTGGGACATTGATGCGGCGGAAAAGGGCGGTTACGATTATTTCATGATGAAGGAAATTATGGAACAGCCTGAAGCGTTGAGAAAGACCGTGTTCCCCAGAATGACAGAAACGAGAATCAGCTTTGAAGATATTTCCTTGACAGAAGAGGAAATTAAGAATTTTAATCGTATCCACATCGTTGCCTGCGGCAGTGCGTGGCATGCAGGTGTTGTAGGTAGATATGTTATGGAAGAGGTAAGCAGAATTCCTGTTGAAGTAGATATTGCTTCTGAATTCCGCTATCGTAATCCCATTTTGAATCAGAATGACCTGTGTATTATCATCAGCCAATCCGGAGAAACTGCAGATACTTTGGCAGCTTTAAGGGAAGCGAAAAAACAGGGGGTTAAAGTACTTTCTATTGTGAATGTGGTAGGCAGTTCCATTGCAAGAGAAAGTGATGATGTGCTTTATACTTGGGCAGGACCTGAAATTGCAGTGGCTACCACAAAGGGATACACAACCCAGCTTTCCTTGTTATATCTGGTTTCCTTGTATTTTGCCAAGGTACGGGGGACTGTGGAGGAAGAACATCTGAATGAGTATTTACAAGAATTACGCTTATTGCCTCAAAAGACAGAAGAGGTATTAAAGTTGGATACAAAGATGGCTGAGCTTGCGAAAAAATATGCCCAAAGTGAGGACGTATTTATCATTGGCCGAGGTCTGGATTATGCGGCGGCAATGGAATCCTCTTTGAAACTGAAAGAAATTTCCTATATCCACAGTGAGGCTTATGCGGCAGGTGAGTTGAAACATGGTACCATTTCCTTAATTGAGGAAGGAACGCTGGTGATTGCCATTGCAACCCAAGAAAGGCTGTTTGAAAAACTGGTGAGTAACGCAAAAGAGGTAAAGGCAAGGGGCGCTAAAGTAATTGCCATTGCTGTAGAGGGAAATCTAGCTATGGAAGAAGTGGCGGATGAAGTGATTTATCTGCCGAAGTCAGGAGATATTTTTACAAGCTCTTACAATGTTTTGCCCATGCAGTTGTTTGCCTACTATACAGCGGTGGAAAGAGGCTGTGATGTAGATAAGCCCAGAAATTTGGCAAAATCAGTAACTGTTGAATAAAATGTTGATTGCTTCATTGAATCATGAAGTTTGTAGGGTGCCGATAAAGTCGGCACCTTTTTATTGCACAAATGATTTATAGAGATTCCTTACCCCAAATTATAATAGAGAGACCAATGAATGGTTTCATTTTATATTTCGACAAAAGGTGATTTTATTATTGACAGCTATATGTATGAGTCATATAATACACTTAGGTGTGTTATTAATATAGTACACTTTAGGAGGGGTAGTATGTTAGATTTTACAGAACTGGTTCTAAATACGGTGGAACCGGTTTATGCGCAAATAAATGAATTTGTAAAACGGCAGATATTTTTGGGAAAAGCAAAGAAGGGAGACCCTTTGCCTTCCAGGCGTGAGTTGGCAACCCAGCTGAAAATCAATCCCAATACTGCGCAGAAGGCTTTCCGTGTTTTAGAGGATGCGGGATTGGTTCTAACGCCCAAAAATACCGTCAGTATCCTTTATTTTGACGAGGATATGCTTGTGGAGATACAACGGGAAATGACAGGGGATTTGGTTGCAGAGTTTGTAAAAAGGTTGAAAGAAAATAAATTATCCCTTGATGAGGTATTAGGATTGCTGCAACAGGAATGGCAAAAGGGGGAGCAGGCATGAAAAATACATTAAAGCTCAGTAATTATTTATTTCATTGGTATTTTCGCAAGAGTGGTCGGTATATCCTGAGCTTTTCCTTGGGAATAGCCTCTCTTTTGCTTTTGATTAGCAGCAGTCTTAGCCCGAACAACACATATCAGCATATTGCTAAAGAATTTCGCACCTTTGATATGGTGATTGATTATAGTGGCACAGGAATTGTTTTTTTTCTGGGTTTGGTTACGCTATTTATCACACTCTTTATTCAAATGAATGGATTTTACACAAACGGAAAAGGAATGTATTCTATCTTGACGTTGCCTATGAAAAGGTGCCAGGTGTTTTACGCCTTCTTTTTATCAGCATCAGCGGTAGTATTTTTATATTTTGCCCTGTGGCTCGTGGCCATGGTGGCGTTGTACATACCCATTACTTCTATGTATGTGAAAGCAGCATTCCAATCTGTTTTGCGTATTTCCCAGAGCGTAACCGTTAGAGACATAGATACCTCTATTTCCAATGGATTTTTTTTGGCATTTCACAGGAGTATATTTTTATCTTCTTGCTTCCCGGTTTCTTGGATACAGGTATTGGCATTAAGCGGGGGGATGTTTCTCTCTATCACTGCCATTGTTTTTGCAGGGTTATATAATGAAAGCGTTTTTACCCGAGTGTTACTGTTTGTGGTTGTGTTAGCGGGGTTTTTTGTGGCATTTTATCGGGCATGGATCTTTTTCGATAATCAGTTATTTTATTCAGTGAGAACCATAATGCCCCAAAGTCTTTATCTGTTTGTACTGGCAGGGCTTCTCGGAGTGGTATTAATGATTGTTGCCATAAACAAATTAAAGAGGAGAAAAGACATTTAAAAAGGGGGGAAGGGTATGAAAAATAAAGTAATGTGGGCGTTTGCTTTGTGCATTTTGATTTTCTCAGTTTTTTTGGGTGTAATGCATCGATTACAAGATAACGGCATTTTTTATTTGAGTGATTTGGAGGGACAACGAGAATATCTAAACCTTTTTCCCATAGAAGGGATTGCTGGTGATGGCACCCAAGGAATCAGTTTTCGTTTAGAGGATGGGGAGCTTACCACGAAGTTTTATCCCTTTGATACAGAGCAGATTAAAAGTATTATTTTTGCTGAACGCAAGGGATACACAGGCATAAAGAAATACAGCTATAATTACTATAAACAAGAAAATTATTATGATTTTAGCCGCAGCGGAAATGTATACGCTACCACCGATTCAGCACCTTCCAAAGACGCAAACATGCAGCATAAGGATAATTTTCACGAAGAATTATTAGAAGATTATGATTTGCAAAATGCCAAATTTGTTGGAGGTGAAACAGTTATAGCAGATAAAATTGATGTATATTTATCTTTTTTAGATGCGGATAATGGACATTTGGCGAGGGTGCCTACAGGAATGACCTTGCAGGATAAGCCTTATTATTATACCCGGGGGGATTATGCGGAAACGAATTCTTCCTTCACCCATTCATCCTTTAATGACATACAAATTAATACAATATGTATTAAATTAGGGGATTCCTATTATAGTATGGCAATTCCTAACGAAGAATGCCGGGGAAAAACTACCTTATATCGTGTTAACAAAGAGGAAATGGTTAAAACACCTGATAGGGCGGAGCTATATGACCAAAGGGAATACGGAGAAGCAAAAGCCCTTTGTGCCTTCCCTTTGGATGAGGATAATCATGTATTGGGGATGTTTAAGGTTGGAGAGAAATCGATTGGAATTTTTAGAACCCAAAAAGACAGCTTATTTTTTGAATTATATAATACAGAAGGTGCTTTGGTGGCACAGGATTTGCTTACAAACGAGCTGGGTAGAAAGGTAGACCAAGCTGAGGCAGATGTGGTTTCTTGGAATGAACAGGATGCGTCCATTTACTTTAGAACGTATGAAATTGTGAAACAAAAGGACGATTCTGAGGTTTGGGAGACGGTGGTAAACGGGATGTACCAATTTGATGAAAAAGGCTTAAAGCGAATGAATTGCTATGGAGAGGGTGGAAGATTACTTTCTGTATGCAGAAATAATCTGATTTTTGATGTATCTATGGTAAATGATGAAAAAATGAAGCTTCCTTATTATTACGGATATCAAGTGTATCTGACTGTAATGAATGGAGATACAGAAAAAGTTCTTTATCGAGGGATGCTGGAAACGGATTATGATGAAGATATATATAAAATGTTTTCTGTATATGATATTTCGAAAAGTGCTCCTTATCTTGAGGAGGCGATGAAGAATTATTATGGCAATTCAGTGATTACCCAAAGACAGCGCCAGATTATGGAGGTTTTACCCATAAACGGAAAGGTGGAAAATTCATGGTGGAGATAGAGAATTTATATTTTACCTATGCAAACTATCAAAGGGTTTTGGAAAATGTCTCCTTCAGTGTTCCCACTGGGCAGATTGTAGCGGTTTTGGGTGCAAATGGTGCGGGGAAAACCACACTTTTAAAGCTGATTGCCGGTTTGATGAAGCCTGACAACAATTTGGAGATTAAAATAGATGAAAAAACACCCCAGCAGATGACAGGGAAAATTTCGTACATCAGTGAGGCGGGAACATATTTTAACGACCTGACGCCCAAGGCGTATGGTGATTTTTTGCAAGATTTTTTTCTATCCTTTGACAGGCCTTACTTTGACATGCTTTTGGAATTTTTTCATTTAGAGGAACGACCCGTTAAAAAAATGTCAAAGGGGCAGAGGGCCAAGGTGGAAATTGCCGCAGGTATGGCAAAAAGAACGCCCTATATCATCATGGATGAACCCTTTGTGGGAAAGGATATGTTTACCCGACAGGATTTTATGCAGGCCTTATCGGGAACGCTGTCGGGAGAGGAAACGATTTTTATTACCACCCATGAAATAAGTGAAATTGAAAATTTTGTGGATCGGGTGATTATTTTAAAGGAAAATACAATTGCAGTTGATATTACTATGGATGACCTTCGTCAGGAGGGCAAGACTATTCAGGAGCTTATGAAGGATATTATTGGATATCAGGAAAATGGTTTTTATACTTATTTAGATAAAATTGAGTAGAGGTACTATGAATCAAAAGCATTTGTTACAAAAAAATTGTTCAAGGGTATATTGCCCTTGGACTTATTTTTTTGAAGAAGACTAAAAAAACAAATTAGGGTAAAAAAATAACAAAAAGTCCCATTAAGCCCGAAAAAACAAGGGAAATTGACATCGGTTGGGGGTTATGCTATACTTTCTCAAGAATTAGACTGAATTAACTTTAGATAGAGGGATTATAATGACGTTAGATGAATTGCCCATTGGCAAAGAAGCAGTAATTTTGAAGGTTGGCGGCGAAGGGGTTTTGCGCTATCGCCTTTTAGATATGGGGTTGATTCCCAAAACAAAAATCATGGTTACAAAGGTTGCACCTATGGGCGATCCCATAGAGCTGCGTTTGAGAGGGTACACGCTGACTATTCGTTTGGAGGACGCCAGAAGTATACAGGTGATTGAGGAGGCTGCAAAATGATATTTGCTTTAGCAGGAAATCAAAATTGTGGCAAAACAACATTGTTTAATCAACTGACAGGCTCCAATCAGCATGTGGGAAACTTCCCTGGGGTGACGGTAGAGCAAAAAATTGGTGAAATCAGAGGCCATAAGGACTGCAAGGTGGTGGATTTACCTGGAATTTATTCCATCCGCCCCTATACCAGCGAAGAGATTGTAAG is a genomic window containing:
- a CDS encoding ATP-binding cassette domain-containing protein; protein product: MVEIENLYFTYANYQRVLENVSFSVPTGQIVAVLGANGAGKTTLLKLIAGLMKPDNNLEIKIDEKTPQQMTGKISYISEAGTYFNDLTPKAYGDFLQDFFLSFDRPYFDMLLEFFHLEERPVKKMSKGQRAKVEIAAGMAKRTPYIIMDEPFVGKDMFTRQDFMQALSGTLSGEETIFITTHEISEIENFVDRVIILKENTIAVDITMDDLRQEGKTIQELMKDIIGYQENGFYTYLDKIE
- the glmS gene encoding glutamine--fructose-6-phosphate transaminase (isomerizing) is translated as MCGIVGYIGNAEAVPVLLNGLAKLEYRGYDSAGISVYHDGIYTIKAKGRLANLAEKIDKEDTLSSHMGIGHTRWATHGAPSDRNSHPHNSQSGKISVVHNGIIENYMEIKAFLQEKGYVFVSETDTEVVAQLFDYYYEGNPVETLSKVVRKVRGAYALAIMCIDHPDSLVAVRKDCPLLAGLSSDGNYVASDIPALLEYTRDYYLLDDNEIVFLTKEGVTLYDLDGNEIHKDVFRVTWDIDAAEKGGYDYFMMKEIMEQPEALRKTVFPRMTETRISFEDISLTEEEIKNFNRIHIVACGSAWHAGVVGRYVMEEVSRIPVEVDIASEFRYRNPILNQNDLCIIISQSGETADTLAALREAKKQGVKVLSIVNVVGSSIARESDDVLYTWAGPEIAVATTKGYTTQLSLLYLVSLYFAKVRGTVEEEHLNEYLQELRLLPQKTEEVLKLDTKMAELAKKYAQSEDVFIIGRGLDYAAAMESSLKLKEISYIHSEAYAAGELKHGTISLIEEGTLVIAIATQERLFEKLVSNAKEVKARGAKVIAIAVEGNLAMEEVADEVIYLPKSGDIFTSSYNVLPMQLFAYYTAVERGCDVDKPRNLAKSVTVE
- a CDS encoding GntR family transcriptional regulator, which produces MLDFTELVLNTVEPVYAQINEFVKRQIFLGKAKKGDPLPSRRELATQLKINPNTAQKAFRVLEDAGLVLTPKNTVSILYFDEDMLVEIQREMTGDLVAEFVKRLKENKLSLDEVLGLLQQEWQKGEQA
- a CDS encoding GNAT family N-acetyltransferase, with the translated sequence MDLSFRFAKEEDTSLILAFIQELASYEKMLEEVIATEELLHEWIFQQKKAEVLFAIVDGKEIGFALFFHNFSTFLGRAGIYLEDLYVKEECRGKGYGKEILKELAWIAVERKCGRLEWWCLDWNQPSIDFYLSLGAEPMKDWTVYRLEGETLKNLATE